The following are from one region of the Vicugna pacos chromosome 9, VicPac4, whole genome shotgun sequence genome:
- the HENMT1 gene encoding small RNA 2'-O-methyltransferase isoform X1, translating into MEENHLECNSVVDGNVEDVPDKKVIKFNPPLYRQRYEFVKNLVAQHEPKKVADLGCGDVFLLRMLKYQKCLEELVGVDINEEKFKWHGCKLSACVGDHLYPRELDLIITLYQGSVLEKDCRLVGFDMVTCIELIEHFDSEDLAKFPEVVFGYMSPAMIVISTPNSDFNSLFPYSDFRDLDHKFEWSRMEFQTWALDVANRYNYSVEFTGVGEPPSGAEDVGYCTQIGIFHRKAQATEPDISEQQGQHVYQVAYTTSYPSLQQIKYRRRVVVYETYREVHRMRRKYKMGLTWCELEADPEDSDNPRRKFTSDLPSPQPLKEAEKSTEMTPKPFCIGDKFYVPLERIIAYPKVKHLCGNVEELRALIADAVELNCSGSAVQVDLDHYADC; encoded by the exons atggaagaaaaccACCTAGAG TGCAATAGTGTGGTTGATGGTAACGTTGAAGACGTTCCCGACaagaaggtaattaagtttaatcCTCCGTTATACAGACAACGTTATGAATTCGTTAAAAATTTAGTGGCGCAACACGAACCCAAGAAG GTTGCAGACTTGGGGTGCGGTGATGTTTTCCTACTGAGGATGTTAAAATACCAAAAGTGCCTTGAAGAGCTTGTTGGAGTAGATATCAATGAAGAGAAATTTAAATGGCATGG GTGTAAGCTGTCTGCCTGCGTGGGGGATCATCTGTACCCCAGGGAGCTGGATTTAATTATTACCTTGTATCAGGGCTCTGTTTTGGAGAAAGACTGTCGCTTGGTTGGATTTGACATGGTTACGTGTATTGAATT AATAGAACATTTTGATTCAGAAGATCTGGCCAAGTTTCCTGAAGTTGTATTTGGGTACATGTCCCCAGCCATGATCGTCATCAGCACACCGAACTCCGATTTCAACTCCCTGTTTCCATACTCAGACTTTAGGGATTTAGATCACAAGTTTGAGTGGAGCAGAATGGAGTTTCAGACCTG GGCTTTAGATGTGGCAAATCGCTACAATTACTCTGTGGAGTTTACTGGTGTGGGGGAACCTCCATCAGGAGCTGAGGATGTTGGATATTGTACCCAGATAGGGATCTTCCACAGAAAAGCACAGGCAACTGAACCTGATATTTCGGAGCAGCAGGGCCAACATGTTTATCAAGTT gcTTATACGACCTCATACCCGAGTTTACAGCAAATAAAGTACCGCAGACGTGTAGTGGTTTATGAAACGTACCGAGAAGTGCACAGAATGAGACGGAAATATAAAATGGGTCTGACTTGGTGTGAGTTGGAGGCTGATCCGGAAGACTCCGACAACCCAAGAAGAAAATTCACTTCAGACCTTCCATCCCCTCAACCACTCAAAGAAGCTGAAAAGTCCACAGAGATGACTCCCAAACCTTTCTGTATTGGAGATAAGTTTTACGTACCCCTGGAGAGAATCATTGCTTACCCGAAGGTGAAGCACTTATGCGGTAACGTGGAGGAGCTGCGAGCGCTCATCGCCGATGCCGTCGAACTGAACTGCAGCGGCTCGGCCGTGCAGGTGGACTTGGATCACTATGCTGACTGCTGA
- the HENMT1 gene encoding small RNA 2'-O-methyltransferase isoform X2, with the protein MLKYQKCLEELVGVDINEEKFKWHGCKLSACVGDHLYPRELDLIITLYQGSVLEKDCRLVGFDMVTCIELIEHFDSEDLAKFPEVVFGYMSPAMIVISTPNSDFNSLFPYSDFRDLDHKFEWSRMEFQTWALDVANRYNYSVEFTGVGEPPSGAEDVGYCTQIGIFHRKAQATEPDISEQQGQHVYQVAYTTSYPSLQQIKYRRRVVVYETYREVHRMRRKYKMGLTWCELEADPEDSDNPRRKFTSDLPSPQPLKEAEKSTEMTPKPFCIGDKFYVPLERIIAYPKVKHLCGNVEELRALIADAVELNCSGSAVQVDLDHYADC; encoded by the exons ATGTTAAAATACCAAAAGTGCCTTGAAGAGCTTGTTGGAGTAGATATCAATGAAGAGAAATTTAAATGGCATGG GTGTAAGCTGTCTGCCTGCGTGGGGGATCATCTGTACCCCAGGGAGCTGGATTTAATTATTACCTTGTATCAGGGCTCTGTTTTGGAGAAAGACTGTCGCTTGGTTGGATTTGACATGGTTACGTGTATTGAATT AATAGAACATTTTGATTCAGAAGATCTGGCCAAGTTTCCTGAAGTTGTATTTGGGTACATGTCCCCAGCCATGATCGTCATCAGCACACCGAACTCCGATTTCAACTCCCTGTTTCCATACTCAGACTTTAGGGATTTAGATCACAAGTTTGAGTGGAGCAGAATGGAGTTTCAGACCTG GGCTTTAGATGTGGCAAATCGCTACAATTACTCTGTGGAGTTTACTGGTGTGGGGGAACCTCCATCAGGAGCTGAGGATGTTGGATATTGTACCCAGATAGGGATCTTCCACAGAAAAGCACAGGCAACTGAACCTGATATTTCGGAGCAGCAGGGCCAACATGTTTATCAAGTT gcTTATACGACCTCATACCCGAGTTTACAGCAAATAAAGTACCGCAGACGTGTAGTGGTTTATGAAACGTACCGAGAAGTGCACAGAATGAGACGGAAATATAAAATGGGTCTGACTTGGTGTGAGTTGGAGGCTGATCCGGAAGACTCCGACAACCCAAGAAGAAAATTCACTTCAGACCTTCCATCCCCTCAACCACTCAAAGAAGCTGAAAAGTCCACAGAGATGACTCCCAAACCTTTCTGTATTGGAGATAAGTTTTACGTACCCCTGGAGAGAATCATTGCTTACCCGAAGGTGAAGCACTTATGCGGTAACGTGGAGGAGCTGCGAGCGCTCATCGCCGATGCCGTCGAACTGAACTGCAGCGGCTCGGCCGTGCAGGTGGACTTGGATCACTATGCTGACTGCTGA